One Halictus rubicundus isolate RS-2024b chromosome 10, iyHalRubi1_principal, whole genome shotgun sequence genomic window carries:
- the LOC143358044 gene encoding retinol-binding protein pinta, translating into MLYGDRRWMSDRKSRDHWTMIPLKEYVCRLTPEEREYAAEYLNETDENRPQKIEELRQWAVDNTEINPPTDDFFLLRFLRASKFNMEKAKSKLQNYCKQRNTLPEWYSNRNPFLPELQELFDLGVLLPLRKLDSEGRMVVIVRAAVHSPSRHKMADMLKAALMTLDLALRDHESTTVHGITAILDINGITYEHVLQLPPSVIRNLVHAWQGCYPVRIYSLDFINAPRFINVVLNVFRSFMNAKLKQRLHVHMKGKLKLYKSMPMDILPEEYGGSDGALKDLIEYWKRAVEDNREWFVEEEKYRLTSIN; encoded by the exons ATGCTCTATGGTGATCGTCGATGGATGAGTGACCGGAAGTCGAGGGATCATTGGACAATGATACCGTTGAAAGAATACGTTTGTCGGCTGACGCCGGAAGAAAGGGAGTACGCGGCGGAATATTTGAACGAGACTGACGAGAACAGACCGCAGAAAATCGAGGAACTGAGACAATGGGCCGTGGACAACACTGAAATTAACCCGCCAACCG ACGACTTCTTCCTGCTGCGTTTCCTGCGTGCCAGTAAGTTCAACATGGAAAAAGCGAAGAGTAAACTGCAGAATTACTGCAAACAGAGGAACACTTTACCAGAATGGTACAGCAACAGGAATCCATTTCTGCCGGAACTACAGGAGCTCTTTGATCTCGG AGTGCTTCTGCCTTTAAGAAAGTTAGACAGCGAAGGAAGAATGGTGGTGATAGTGCGTGCGGCTGTACACAGTCCCTCTAGGCACAAAATGGCGGACATGCTGAAG GCCGCCCTGATGACTCTAGATCTAGCCCTAAGGGACCACGAGTCCACGACAGTCCATGGGATCACCGCCATATTGGACATCAATGGGATAACATACGAACACGTACTACAGTTGCCACCAAGCGTGATTCGCAACTTGGTTCACGCTTGGCAAGGCTGTTATCCTGTCAGAATCTATTCCTTGGACTTCATCAACGCTCCCAGGTTCATAAACGTGGTGCTAAACGTGTTCAGAAGCTTCATGAACGCGAAACTCAAGCAGCGACTGCATGTGCACATGAAGGGGAAACTGAAGCTGTATAAATCGATGCCGATGGACATTTTGCCTGAGGAATATGGAGGATCGGATGGTGCTTTGAAGGATCTGATTG AGTATTGGAAACGTGCTGTGGAGGACAATAGAGAGTGGTTCGTCGAGGAGGAAAAGTACAGATTGACGTCGATTAACTAA